In Tachysurus fulvidraco isolate hzauxx_2018 chromosome 3, HZAU_PFXX_2.0, whole genome shotgun sequence, a single window of DNA contains:
- the LOC113642942 gene encoding C-X-C chemokine receptor type 3-like, whose protein sequence is MDEGLDLHGLFEHNSTFDYSDYEYKDECNVRRSVLAIFVPILYSVALILGLIGNVLVLVVLWQKRHNWSITDVFVLHLSVADVLLLLTMPLLAVDAVTGWSFDSGLCKLTGVLFKINFYCSIFLLVCISLNLYISIVHTTQMCSHTRLCVVQLICLAVWIFCLLLTIPDWMYLYSASDSEQEDNTKCLYKYSSKESCLASRLLFHVLGFLLPVIVLLYVFIRVLPHCRPEMGIPKQRAVQVTFVLVLVFFITWTPYNIALLVDTFRPSSRKPTERCENQTWTAVKSTAVLGLLHSCLNPMIYLGFSEKFRHWTLTTMKCGNCAVDSGNYFLWDSRDIYSAMSVPQEENGELQPVNNNIQQQNDQML, encoded by the exons CTCGATTTGCACGGGCTGTTTGAACACAACAGCACCTTCGACTACAGCGACTATGAATACAAAGATGAATGCAACGTTAGGAGATCCGTTCTGGCTATATTCGTCCCCATTCTGTACTCTGTGGCACTGATACTTGGACTGATTGGTAATGTGCTGGTGCTGGTTGTGCTGTGGCAGAAGAGGCATAACTGGAGCATAACAGATGTTTTTGTGCTTCACCTGAGTGTGGCTGACGTGCTGCTGCTCCTCACCATGCCATTGTTGGCAGTGGATGCTGTGACAGGGTGGAGCTTCGACTCTGGACTCTGCAAGCTGACAGGAGTTCTATTTAAG ATTAACTTCTACTGCAGTATCTTCCTGCTGGTCTGCATCAGCTTGAATCTGTACATTTCTATAGTTCACACAACACAAATGTGCTCACACACAAGACTCTGCGTGGTGCAGCTCATCTGCCTGGCTGTTTGGATCTTTTGTCTTCTTCTCACCATTCCAGATTGGATGTACCTGTACTCAGCAAGTGACTCTGAACAAGAGGATAATACCAAGTGTTTGTATAAGTACTCATCTAAAGAATCATGTTTGGCTTCTCGTTTGCTGTTCCATGTGTTAGGTTTTTTACTTCCTGTCATAGTGCTGCTCTACGTTTTCATCCGTGTCTTGCCACATTGCAGACCAGAAATGGGTATACCGAAGCAGAGAGCCGTGCAAGTCACTTTTGTTCTAGTGTTAGTCTTTTTCATCACATGGACACCTTACAACATTGCTCTGCTAGTGGACACTTTCCGTCCTTCATCCAGAAAACCCACGGAACGTTGTGAAAATCAAACGTGGACTGCAGTGAAAAGCACAGCTGTTTTAGGTTTACTTCACTCCTGCTTGAACCCTATGATCTATTTAGGCTTTTCAGAAAAATTCAGACACTGGACTTTAACTACCATGAAATGTGGTAACTGTGCAGTGGACAGTGGGAATTATTTCCTATGGGATTCAAGAGATATTTACAGTGCTATGTCTGTCCCACAGGAGGAAAATGGAGAACTACAACCagtgaataataatatacagcAACAGAATGATCAAatgctttga